A region of the Microbulbifer pacificus genome:
CCAACGGCGGTTCCGGCCAGTTGCCGCTGATGTTCACACAGATGCGCTACCCCGACGGCACCTGGACCGGCCGTATCGGTGTAACCTGTCACGCTTGCCACAGTGGTGGCGTCGACGGTAAAGCCACCTTGGGCGGCGGCAGTTCGCTGGCGGACCTTGATCTATTCTTGCGCGATGCACTGCCACAGGGCTATCTCGCCTCCGTCGCCACGCTCGCCAACCTGAGCCACACCCGCGGCACCAACAACGCCAGCGACGTGAACCTCGCATTTATTTTTCCGGACCAGGGGCTGTATTCCGCACGGGATGCAGTGGACCTGATCACCTCCGGCTCCACCGCCAGTATGGATACTCCAGCGTGGTGGAACCTGGGTCACCGTCCAGTGAAATTTGTCGATGGCATGTTCCCCGCGGATGCACCGCGCATCGACCAGGTGTTCTACACCCCGTTCTTCGGCCTGTTTGGGGAAATTCTCGGTCCCCTGAGCGATGCCGGCCAAAAATACATGCGCGATAACGGACCGCCCATCAACGCCTGGATTGAAACCCTCAAGGCTCCGAAGTACCCAGGCACCGTTAATACCGCACTGGCCGAGGAAGGTGCTGTGCTGTTCCACGAGCTGGATATGTGGGCTCCGGAGCGCAACAACACCGTTCGCCGCCCGGAGGGCAACGGCAGTTGTGCCGGCTGTCACGGCGCCTACGCGCCGCGCTATGTGAACAATCCCGAATACCTTGCCAGCCCGGTGCTGGAAGGCATTGCGTCTTACATCGTTCCGCAGGAAATCATCGGCACCGACTCGGTGCGCTGGGAAACCAACAACGAGGGCATGCAGCGCGCGGGCTCGGTGAATTTCTTCGGCTATCCACCTACCAAGGGCACCGATCAGGATTGCGGCCCGCAGAACCAGGAGCGGCTGCGCGGCGATCGCGAGCTGGGCTACCTGGCACCGCCGCTGTATGGGGTATGGGCGAGCGCGCCGTATATGCACAACGGCTCGATCCCGAACGTGTGGGAAATCCTCAAGCCGTCCGATCGCGAACCGCTGTGGCGCCGCGTGTCCAACAACAAAATTGCCAACCCCTGGTACAACAACGGCAATGTGCTGATGGGTTACGACACCAAACTGGGTTCTGCCTACGATGCGACAAAAATGGGCTGGGAATACGATGCCATCGATTGCGAATGGCGCTCGTTCTGGAATCCCTCGGTATCGCCTTTCCGCACCTGCGATCCCAATGACAAGCATCAAACGCCACTGGCGCAGGAAATTCTCGACGATATCTTCGGCAACCTGATCCTGACCTGGAACATCTTCTTCCCGCCGACGCTGACCATGAAGCAGATGGAAGATCGCAAGATCTACAACACGCTGCTGTTCAGCCACGGCAACGAAGGCCACGAGTTCAACAGCGTGCTGACCGACCACGAGCGGTTGGCGATTATTGAATACCTGAAGACCCTGTAAGTAATCCCCGGGCACTAATCCTGCCCGGCCTTTAATGGTCGGGCA
Encoded here:
- the roxB gene encoding rubber dioxygenase RoxB, with the protein product MVEPTPTITRPVAPRGGSTLRTALLASLLTLSSLESLAYTGTDTEYDDPYYDPSAYSTPHGVYNRPADYDPNALLGSSNGGWAVWDFCYGKADDTELPEDPRSFIQEGISDGRAVHFNAYYKNCHVDPEAVQEVGAATTCGELRERFDLGERLLTGGSPGVGALFAGTDPYTIEAALGISTLLPDQYRDLWQSWGGYNSKPAKFDQLVAERYGSVLGEKRNPYPLAGENPNLTNGGSGQLPLMFTQMRYPDGTWTGRIGVTCHACHSGGVDGKATLGGGSSLADLDLFLRDALPQGYLASVATLANLSHTRGTNNASDVNLAFIFPDQGLYSARDAVDLITSGSTASMDTPAWWNLGHRPVKFVDGMFPADAPRIDQVFYTPFFGLFGEILGPLSDAGQKYMRDNGPPINAWIETLKAPKYPGTVNTALAEEGAVLFHELDMWAPERNNTVRRPEGNGSCAGCHGAYAPRYVNNPEYLASPVLEGIASYIVPQEIIGTDSVRWETNNEGMQRAGSVNFFGYPPTKGTDQDCGPQNQERLRGDRELGYLAPPLYGVWASAPYMHNGSIPNVWEILKPSDREPLWRRVSNNKIANPWYNNGNVLMGYDTKLGSAYDATKMGWEYDAIDCEWRSFWNPSVSPFRTCDPNDKHQTPLAQEILDDIFGNLILTWNIFFPPTLTMKQMEDRKIYNTLLFSHGNEGHEFNSVLTDHERLAIIEYLKTL